From the Sebastes umbrosus isolate fSebUmb1 chromosome 23, fSebUmb1.pri, whole genome shotgun sequence genome, the window cttgtaaagttactactttattctcgtaatattatgactttttttctcgtaaagttatgactttattctcgtaatataataactttttttctcgttaagttatgattttattctcgtaatattataactttttttctcgtaaagttatgactttattctcgttatactattactttttttttctcgtaaagttatgactttattcttgtaatattacaacttttttttcttgtaaagttactactttattctcgtaatacgacttttttctcgcaaagttctgactttattctcgaaatctccgattttttttttctcaatgtggccctaatactctgtagtacattgcacttgggccctcactgcattagacctatattctatatacttagactataaactgtgttacctccatcacaatgctcaaatgttttgaggctccagacagatttttcatatttttttgtttgcctaaaatggctctcttgatagtaaaggttgctgatcCCTGAGCTAAGAGGATAAAATGGTGTTATTTTCTAAGTCTCAATTATTCTGTACACCTTTTCTATTAAAAAAGGGGTGACATTCCTATAAAATTGAGGTCATAATAGGCAGAAATACAGTCTGCACAATGCATAAGTGTTTATAACAGCAGCTCTCATGCAATCATTTCTAActgatttctttctctctccttctcagtGAGTGCAAATGAAATTGAAGACTTTGTGAAGCTGAGGGTTTCCAATAAATACCTCTTCTCTGGAAGGAGAAACACTTCCATGTGGGCATGGAGGTATGCCAGCAAGTTAACGCTCTGAGAGACATTACTGTGTGAAAGTAGAAAAAGGTTTCaattagggtgaccagatcccaattAACCTTAATGTGTGACAAAgagtttgtgtgggacaatgtgggacaccaagtctgagaggtagtctacacaTTTTATATAATGTCTAActcaaataataaacatttatattctgccccttatcttgcAACCTCTCTATGCTCTGCCTGtatgcatccatagatcggcacatctcATTTTGAGCCGCACGTTGGGCAAAGCGTATAGCAAAGActgtgaaatgttaacctgcacttgacccacgtgtgttGCAGTTtaacagcaaacacagccccgtgatgacagccttcccttctttcttcacagccaaTTCCATTTTTatccagattttaaaaaaagcgtctgtcctgcagtggtttgacttttgaaaactagagccaatgaaaatgtgggacatggtctcaatatgtgggacaagggataaaaatgctgtgcagtccctcgtaaagtgggacacctggtcaccttAGTCTAAATATGTAGATATATGAATAAGAAGTACCATAATGGTGTATTCTGCATTCAGAGTTTTAACACTAAGACAGTATAAAATTCCAAATTATTGATAATAttaacatttgagaagctgaaaccagtgACTTTTTGGCATTTCTACTTTAAAACAATGACTGACTGAATCACTAAATTATCCAAATAGTTGACAAACTTTCTATTTTCAGGGCCATCCTGAAACATATGGGCTTGCAACACAAGATGACTCATTGTCAAGCATCCAAAAAATGggaaaacatgaagaaaagaTACAAGgtacagtttttaaaaaagaaaatcatttcGATTTATCAAGCATTTTGACAATTCATTGGCCTCTCTGTTCTTCCTCAGGGGCTAAAGAACCCGCCAGATGGAGTGAAAGTGTTTCCTGAAGCGTGGCCTTATTTCAGTCTGATGGACGGCGCCATGGAAGGTCGGCTGGAAGGCAACGCCCCCATCCTCAAGGCCTGCCCCTCCAACGGCATTTTCCCACCCGTCTCCAAACCCAAGAGGAGGAAGATCTCCACGGTGATGAGCTCCCCCGCCGATTCGTTAGCAGGCGGGCCGGAGATCGAGGTCTCCCTGAACGGagacgaggacgaggaggaggcggcggcggagGACGTAGACTCCATCATGCAAGAGATGGAGCACGGGCGGGACATGATAGACAGCGAGCGGCAGGTGATGGAGAGGGAGAAGCAGGTGATGGAGAGGGAGAAGCAGGTGATGGAGAGGGAGCGGCTGGTgctgcagagggagagagcggcGCTGGACAGGGAGGTCGCCGCTCTGGACCGAGACCGAGCGTCGCTGGACAGAGAGAGGGCGACGCTAGAGAGGGAAAAGGCagtgatggagagggagagggcggtggtggagaaggagagagatgcTGCGAGCAGGGAGAGGATGGCTCTGGAGCGGGAGAAAGTCAGGCTGGAGAGGCTTTCTGCACCAAAAGAAAGGACTGAGGAGGTTACAGAAGACGGCGGCGAGGCGAAAGACTCGGGCGTCACGGACAGGAAGGAGCAGTTCCTCAACTTGTTTGAAAAACTTATTGAAAATTTTTGATTCTCGGGGGTTGGtctgtacgacggagtattagggccacattgagggggaaaaaatcggagatttcgagaataaagtcataatattacgagaaaaaaagtcgtaatttaacgagaataaagtcatactatttcaagaacaaatagtcgtaatattacgagaataaagtcataactttattctcgtaatattaagtaaagtaatttcctcctccacaaaagaggcaatttcCCCTATAGGTCcctgtggttctttcttcggaataaacgcAGTGTCTTGCACAAtgttttcaaggtcctgatacttatgataatgtggtgctgatatgccaaaagatgaagtatttccttatttgtgaaacctatacTAGAGTATAATTTCACAAgatgctctatttcccctctaaaataacatgttaaattactactttaatattatgactttattctcataatatttcaactttgtttcttgtaaacctatgattttattctcgtaatattatgacttatatTATGACTAAtattcttgaaatctccgattttttttccctcaatgtggccctaatactccgccGTAGTTCTGCACAAAACCGCCTCTGAAAAAGCATATTTCTGAGTTTCCACCTTCTGCATCTGCATATAATTCACATTCTTCACCTACAAGTTGTCAATGAAAACGTTGAGCCACTCCCATTTGGAGAGGTCTTCAAAACAACTTTATTCACTTGTGGTTATTCCATACAGAGCACACAATAGCAAGCTATTAGCATTATTCTTAACCCCATCCACAAAATCAACAACCCCCCCCCTTCCCAAATCAAACATCGACTCTATAGACATTAAGAGTCTTTGTTATCGGCTATTGTGCACGGTTAAAAACATCACTTTTTGAAATGTAAGATACCAAATATTGCAGTTCAtgtaaaaaatcttttttttttttcagaatatatatttttatattacagtACAGACTTTACAACAAATGATTGTGTTTAAATGCGTCTTTTATTGCATTAGATACTCAATTTACCTTCCATTAAGCTCCAGCTTCAATAAGTTTACGCTAGTATACATTTCCAAAAAAAGatttgtcattaatattaatattattagtttttatttttacaaaacaaacatatttaaacaatattactgtattttttttccttcgtTTTTTTCACCAGTCGTGAACAGACactaaacagacacaaacatgccATTTGAGGGTTTTTAATAAACTGATTTCTCCGAATGCCACCGGTTGTTTTCTCTTAAATCAAGTTGCGGAACAGTTTGGCTTTTGAGAaagttcttgtgtgtgtgtgtgtgtgtgtgtgtatgtaattgtatgtgtgtgtatgtgttttgatCTGTGAGAgcgactgtgtgtgttgttgtgttatgCCTGGCGTAAAAATCTGAACAACAATGAAGAAGTATAGCAGTGGATCACCAGAATCTGACTCATAATTTATGTGTTTGTGGATGTATATTTCCACACAGAGTTTTACTGATCCATAGTATATGTCAGCAGCACGTTTGtcattttaattgattgttttAGGAGTGATAAATGTCTGCATGTGTGGCTTTGTGTGTCAATATGTACAAAAGATGTGTGCATGTGGTTTGTATTGGTGGgagtcagtgtgtgtctgtgtggttaAATGAGATCCCCGATGGGTATGCGAGGCAGGCAGATGTAGGCCTGCGGGGTCCTGCTGAGGTTGATGGGGTTGCCGTCCAGACGGATGTCCTCCAGCGCGTTCCTGATGTAGTTGAAGTCTTTCAGGTTGCAGAACGTGTCCTCGTGCATCATTTGAATATTGTTACGCTGCAACAGAAGATGGAGGAGGATACATAGATTAGAAGAAGTGTTCCCCAAACCTTTTCTTTTAGTAATCATACATGTCCCCTTCCATTTAGGAACTGGTTCCAGGTTAGTAAGAATATCTGGATTTGTTAAAAGTCAGACATTCAGCTAGTTATCAAGTTTATCATGTATCTGGTAAAACTTTGGGTTTAGTCCTTTGAATGTCAATCTTATAGTAAAGTCTTAATTCTGAAATCTGTtctgggcatgcatctctgcaaactgtcggctggttggtttgtgtacaacgcacatagctggacgtaaacaggcaagaggccgtgtgtctgtgtgtcgcaaactgacgttaaaaaaatgcaattgaGATGCATATTCTTAATGGCTTTAGAcgtgtccaaagaatgctcctaaaacttgaaaaatatcggcatatccgacatgtcttaatcggaaaatgctccattcggaaaAAAGgactaattcagaatatccaaacagagtATGCTGTTTACACGGCCTGTATCAAATTAGAAATATTGTCGTATTCGgaatgcatgtaaatgtagtcactGTTGACCGGTGGTGGGTAGCGATGAGACATGAGGCCAAAGCAGATGTACCTGTAGGTGTAGAGATCGCAGGCTGTCTGGTAGAGGCACGGGGACGTAGTCAATGTGGTTGTCTGTTAGGTACAGGTACAGCAGGCTCGTCATATCCTGGATACAAGGAGAAAAGATAGAAGTCGTTATTGGCTCAGGCCTTTAGAAACTTTAAGGAATTCCCAGTACATTTTAAGGTAGTCTTGACTTCCCTACATCCAGCCGAGATAGCTGAAACACAGATACTCTCACAATGTCTCCTCATGTAAATGAACCTCTTGCTTTGACGAACGAGGCCTCTATTTGTCCATTTCAGCATCACAATTTTGTCATGAACAGAATACCAATATCACAAGTAATcacaaaatgtaaaacagaAGTGTGCAATGCAGTATTAAAAACTCTAAAGCAGTACTATAATGTGTGTGAGGGAGCCTGACCAGGACTAGATTTCTGAGGTTGATGCAAGTATTGATGTTTGAGGATTAAATATAAATCGGCCGAtggtatttcttttttatagcTGTGACCAGCAGCTCACTCTGTCGGTCAGTCCACAAAAATTTCCCCACCCTTTGGCAGCCACAGTTTTTGTCCTAGGAGGCTGAAATTTGGCATGGAGATCAAGTGTATGTGGCAGTGACAATGGCCTATAACAAAAAGGTGCATAATTTCTAAATGGATTTTATGGCCAAAccctagactgtatataagaagtggacgtagtcaccgtgacatcacccattggtttgtggactactattatgaagcctcaagttcggcattttggctatCGCCAGGcatttctcatagacttctatacaatcagacttctttttgcaaccagtggagtcgccccctgctggctattaggaagaatgcaagtttaagtgtACGTACTTTGAACGCCTCGTTGTGAATACCCTTGGTGCCAATGTTGTTATGGCTGGCATCGACCAGGCTCATGGTCTCTGGGAGAGCGGGCAGCTGTGAGATATGATTTTCTCGAATcaccagctcctccagctcagGGAGACCCAAGAACGCTCTCTCATCGATGGACGTGATCTCGTTGGCGGTTAAGTCGATCCTCTTCAGCTTGCCTGGacggaggcaaaaaaaacaacgaaACATCAACTTTTAGATTTGGTTCTGGATATCGCTGGTCTAATATTTATACATATCCATTCAAACATACTCATGGAGGCGAAGTCGGACTTGTTGATCTTGGTGATTCTGTTGTAGCGGGCGTAGAAGTGAGTGGTGTCTTTGGGGAGAGGTGGAACACTATCCAGCTTCAAGTCATCACAGTAGACCGAACCACCGAGGCACGTGCACAGCAAGCAAGTGGGCATACCTGGAGCACATGGataagaaggaggaagaggaaggaataaaatatgaaaaagtaaGACAATGCATTTCAGAGGACAGTTGGTAGCTAATGAAATCAGCCTTTAGTAATCCACAGGGCGACGTCAATCAAATCAGGATTCAGGGTTTTTGCAGACAAgttcggacattttttaatcATCCTCCTCTGAATTCAATACCTGTCTTGTTAAGTACTGACCtttcctgtcaatcacaggCTCGTCAGGCTCGTCGGGCTCGTCAGGCTCCCCAGAGCTCACTGACCCTTCTACACCGCCAGTACCCTCCTGAGGGGTCTCTGGTGTAATCGGAAGCAGCCCCTCCTCTTGTTAGAGACAAGATTAGGTGTTAAAAGAAACAGGTTAGATCAGCATGGACGTGTCTGGCAAACAGCAGCCCACTGTTTGCCTCAGTGATAAGTTACACACAATATATTAGCAGTGTTAACCAAGTGTTTAAGGCATTTAACTGATGAATGGGAGTTAAATGAAAATGGCATTTTGGGGTTAATGACATGAAATGTGATCTGTGGTGAACACTTTTAGGGAAGTCAGTTCAAATGGCTTTAGTCTTTGTCTTTGGAGTGTCAGCTGTCTCTACGCTAGATAACCACACTGTACTTGGTATACACATTTATGTGATCATAGTTCCTGCAGTGAATAACTCCAAGTTATGGAGGCAAGTAATGCAACCATCCCTTTTTGCAGACTATGTGCCAATGCTAAAGCCAGTTACCGCAATAAATTTTAGACCATTCTATGCGTTTCCATTTCCAAAACAATCTTGCCCAGCTAAATCGGCTTCACTCACTTTAAAGGagtttcttgtaaacaaacaaaagttatatTTACAATCAATGTTTAAAATCTTGCAATGTttacaccatggatgtattataggGACTGGACAATGAACTCAAAGGTaaacctacgaaaagtaatgcactgaaaTTCGTATATTTCCCACGAAATCagttcgtatgtaatccacgtaatcatgaacaaacggcgcgtagggaggaggttgggatggatgggtgagtcAAAAAACAACAGACTTTTGCCCAGCAGATCGCTGTTCATATCCCgagtcacgtaacttccgtacttatgtaAAGCCActtccacgatcttttcctaaacctaaccaagtagttttgttgcgtaaacctaagtagttttgtcgcctaaacctaaccaagtatttcaaGTGTTTTAACCCAttccacgatcttttccttaacctaaccaagtcattttGTTTCCTTAAGCTAAcctagttgtttcctgtgaagacgaaagtttattttaaaagatgtaTGTAAAGCATGCAACAAGCgcaaattgacacgtgttgctgggcATTCATCACGTTTTGCTGGACATTAGTCAACTGTTGCTGGACATTAGTCacctgttgctggacattcgtaggaaaatacacaaaaatgaggtacaacttttcgtaagatgtcATACAAACTATtatatgaggatatgttgacaGGAGGAAGTGGATAAAACTGACAGACAAGGACCACTTCATAAAAAGATTCATTGGCTGCCTGGCCTAACATCGGCACCTTGTTTTTGGTATAGGCCTACTGTACGTTTTGACGTGTGAGGTATGTACTTGAGTTTCTACCCTGCCTTTAACATATCTCACACAAGTCTAGATTAAATACTGACCTTTATCAGTGTCAGGGACCAGAGTTACCTCAGGGACCTCTGCGTCTCCAGAGCCAGAGACACCAGAAGCCCCAGAGGATCCAGAGAACCCTAAGTCTCCAGAACCTGAAGCTCCTGAGAACTCCCCTGAAGCACCTGATGCCTCGCTAGGGGTAGGCTCGGGAATGAGGGGCAGCTCCTCCTCTTGTTAGAGTCAAGGGTCGGGGTTAGGAGACACGACATTAGGAGGGTGGAAGGTGAGATGGACAATCAATCAACCCATTAACCAATCAATCACACATTAGGTTAGGAGAACATTGATTATGAGTAACACAAATACGATGTCACAGAGTACAACAAATAAGATTATAAGCAAAATCAACatttaactacatttaaaaaggaCGCAGTTAAATGGAATTTAAGACAATACATCAACATAGAGTAAGACACATGAAGAAATAGAGTTGCCACAAGCCTGCCAAACAGGCATCTGTACTAACCTCCAGATATCAATGTTATCCCTGAGTCACCGGACTCACCCGAGTCCCCAGAAACCCCAGAGCTTCCGGAGGCCCCTGAGATCAAGAGATCTCCAGAGAACCCAGAACCAGACTCTTCCCCAGAGCCCAGGGGGATTTCAATGGAAATCCCAGAGCCAAGGTCTCCGGAGGCTCCAGAAGTATCCCCGGACCCTGAGAGATCCCCAGATATCAAGATATCCCCAGATACCAAGAATTCTCCAGATCCCCCAGAGCTGAGGAGCTCCTCAGAGTCTCCGGAAATCAGGACAATATCACCAGAACCCCCAGAGCCGCCGGAGACCAGTAGGTCTCCTGAGTCTCCTGAGCCAGAAGCCCCAGAAGCTCCCGAGGCCCCAGACCCTACGGAGCCCCCAAAATCCCCGGACACATGAAGGATGTCAATGGGCGTCAGACGCAGCTCCACCTCTTGTTAGAGACAAGATTAGGTATTAATAAACAGACAGATGAAATGGATCAGCTCACACATGATGATCAGGTTAAGTAGTCAAATGGTGACACAGTGATTGAAAAGGACACATTTAACCATTAGCAGCTAGTTAAATGGAAGACATGCATATGGAAAAAGATGATTGTTGAAGATGTAGACGATGAGATTAGAGaacagatttttgttttggatgtttttgtCATTATGGGTGATGCTGCTTTTACAACTCCGAAGGCCCCAGAGAGCAGTAGAGCAAGGCCCTCTCTTAAACCCAGTGAACTTTCTATGGTTAAGGGTGTGTGCTTTTTCAGACCTTTCTGTGTGTCTGGGCCCATGAGAACCCCAGATCCCCCTGAACCCTGAGGGGTGAGCTGGGGTGTTAGGGgcaactcttcctcctcctcttcctcctcctcctcctcttcttctactTGTTCTTCCTCCAGCGAGGCCTCGGGTACAGGGTAGTTATAGTCAGGTGGGGCCAGTGTTCCAATCTCTATCTGAGGGAAAGACAGCAGCAGTGAGTCAAAAGTGTATGAGTTTGACTTGAGATCGAGCATCAGAAAAGtgatatttcatgtttttcttacTCTGTGCATGAAATAAAACTCCAAAGTAAGCATTtggctgtgtgttgtgttcCATTTTGCTCATCCTGATTTGAATTTTCCAAGAGATAAGCAAAAATACAGGCCAAGACCTTTTACACTAAtcctaaatatttttttttatacattttatttatagtgGTTTTGCAtacataataaaacaaagaagaCAAGACATACTTAAACTAGTGAACACAGTGAACCtaccctgaataaataaaggtgaaaaaaagaaatataataataaaaataaaaatatgtaataataacaataataataataataataataataataataataataataataataataataataataataaatatgtgaataaataataattacattaaaacCCATCCCATTACCTCCCCcgtgataaaataaataaaataaaataaaaaatgttaaggaattatgtatatatatatagattcaaacaaaataaaatagttaacctatacatttaaatatttgataaaCTCTAAGATACCATCATAATTAAGGACTTTAAGGAAAGTTGGAAGCCAGTGTAACAATAGTGACAGATCTGCtgtatagaccttttcattgccattctgttttTAGGgaaacagctttggtccaaggttacatcctgtcagctacaggaaacacaaaggggcccatttagaaagtttatgttgtcaagtttgtctagaccttttcaaacttcaCCACATAAACTTTCTAAATAGatccctttgtatttcctgttgctatgcttgttaatgcagtagctgacaggaagtgacctTGGACCAAAGTTTTTCCCTTAGCAACAGAATAGCAATGAAAAAGTCTAACAAATCATAATGCTGAGCAGATGATACAGCCTGGTCATTAAAAATTATACCAATGCTTTCAATAGATCAAAAAGAAAACTGGCGTTGGAGGGCAACATGCAAAATGTTTGACATCTCAATGAAAAGTGGGATCATGTTGTGTAGCAGGACTTCTGCACCACGTAATCCAGAAAGGACATTTTACTTGACAGTCAATGCATTTAATGAATGCAAATGTGGAAAATTGAAATGTTTGCATTCGTTAATTTGTCAACACCTATTACCAACTatcatttcaacaacagcatTAATCAAGAAACACTGCTCTATCCATACTATACTGGCACCAATGTCTCTTGATATCCCATTTGGTATTTAGTCCATCTTAAGCAAAAGTATTGATCACGTCCATTATACAACATTCACCCTTTCTATCTACATGTATTATAAGCAGGGATATAAAGGTCAAGACCTTTTAGGTgctaagtaaaaaaacaactacaacccTCTGTGATCATCACAGGACAAATACAGTAGAATTTGGCATTGTCGTCATGTAGTTTGAGTACAAGTGGATGCAGGAAATGGAGGATGGATTGAC encodes:
- the si:dkeyp-38g8.5 gene encoding uncharacterized protein si:dkeyp-38g8.5, which translates into the protein MEISDHAYTSTTYDKVNPVEFTYKMSANEIEDFVKLRVSNKYLFSGRRNTSMWAWRAILKHMGLQHKMTHCQASKKWENMKKRYKGLKNPPDGVKVFPEAWPYFSLMDGAMEGRLEGNAPILKACPSNGIFPPVSKPKRRKISTVMSSPADSLAGGPEIEVSLNGDEDEEEAAAEDVDSIMQEMEHGRDMIDSERQVMEREKQVMEREKQVMERERLVLQRERAALDREVAALDRDRASLDRERATLEREKAVMERERAVVEKERDAASRERMALEREKVRLERLSAPKERTEEVTEDGGEAKDSGVTDRKEQFLNLFEKLIENF
- the epyc gene encoding epiphycan, which translates into the protein MRMLVRLVLGLFVLKAAVAGPRFSRQVDLDSYDSVNYDVDLDNLNLENQDIYDYEDGLTIDDPQIEIGTLAPPDYNYPVPEASLEEEQVEEEEEEEEEEEEELPLTPQLTPQGSGGSGVLMGPDTQKEVELRLTPIDILHVSGDFGGSVGSGASGASGASGSGDSGDLLVSGGSGGSGDIVLISGDSEELLSSGGSGEFLVSGDILISGDLSGSGDTSGASGDLGSGISIEIPLGSGEESGSGFSGDLLISGASGSSGVSGDSGESGDSGITLISGEEELPLIPEPTPSEASGASGEFSGASGSGDLGFSGSSGASGVSGSGDAEVPEVTLVPDTDKEEGLLPITPETPQEGTGGVEGSVSSGEPDEPDEPDEPVIDRKGMPTCLLCTCLGGSVYCDDLKLDSVPPLPKDTTHFYARYNRITKINKSDFASMSKLKRIDLTANEITSIDERAFLGLPELEELVIRENHISQLPALPETMSLVDASHNNIGTKGIHNEAFKDMTSLLYLYLTDNHIDYVPVPLPDSLRSLHLQRNNIQMMHEDTFCNLKDFNYIRNALEDIRLDGNPINLSRTPQAYICLPRIPIGDLI